The following proteins come from a genomic window of Trichoplusia ni isolate ovarian cell line Hi5 chromosome 28, tn1, whole genome shotgun sequence:
- the LOC113506003 gene encoding alpha carbonic anhydrase 8-like, which produces MERLLAENARLSKALEEMQSKIQSVERRTRPASLDDEAMQRVMVSVGTMLDARLAGVMSRLPPEPIMRSPLAADRRRAEAEAASRGPKPGYNQVLKAAPASKIAPKPAPRLAPKPTPKPAPKPAKGRRKRRLAPAPEEAPTPAPAPQEAPVAGTSETVDDGWTTVSNK; this is translated from the coding sequence ATGGAGAGGTTGCTTGCTGAGAACGCGCGACTCAGCAAGGCACTGGAGGAGATGCAAAGCAAAATACAGTCTGTGGAAAGGCGGACTCGCCCAGCATCCCTTGACGACGAGGCAATGCAGCGCGTCATGGTCTCCGTGGGCACTATGCTTGATGCGAGACTGGCGGGGGTCATGAGCCGACTCCCGCCAGAGCCGATCATGCGTTCGCCACTTGCGGCGGACAGACGACGCGCGGAGGCGGAGGCTGCAAGCCGTGGGCCCAAGCCTGGGTACAACCAGGTTTTGAAGGCGGCCCCGGCCTCGAAGATAGCACCGAAACCGGCGCCAAGACTGGCgccgaagccgaccccaaaGCCGGCTCCAAAACCGGCCAAGGGAAGGCGAAAAAGGCGACTGGCACCAGCGCCAGAAGAGGCGCCAACACCGGCACCGGCGCCACAAGAGGCGCCGGTAGCGGGTACGTCGGAGACTGTGGACGATGGTTGGACCACAGTCTCCAACAAGTAG